From the genome of Amylibacter sp. IMCC11727:
CCCATCCCACTCAAAGGCGTACCGCTGGGCCAAGACGATTGGACCCATTATGCCCAAACACTCCATTTACGGCACAACCCCAAATACCACCGCTGCGCCCGAGCGGGACAATTGGCGCGGGTTGAAATGGATGCTTTTGTCCGTTGTGGCTTCATCAGCCATGACAATTGCCGCGCGTGTGGCCAGCCAAGAATTGGACAGCCGTATGGTGGTTCTGGGGCGTGGCCTGCTCACTCTTATTGCCATTCTTGCACTGTTGGCCTTTTCCGCGAACATCCGCCGTAAGCTGCAATTTACCGACATCCGAGGCCATTTGGTGCGCGGTTTCCTGATCGCCATATCAACACAGATGGGGTTTTACACCATCGCCACCGTACCTTTGGCCACCACCACCGTGTTGTTCTTTACCGCGCCCATTTTCGCCACGGTTCTGGCCATACTGATCCACGGCGAAAAAATTGGCCCCAGACGGATCGGTGCGATTGTAGCAGGTTTTGCGGGTGTTCTCATTATCATGCGGCCTGGATTTGACGCATTGGAGCTCGGCCTTATCACAGCCATTGGGTCATCGCTGACCTTTGCTATGGCCTTGACCATGTCACGCAATCTTTCAAACGCGGATGGCCCTATGTCCACTTACTTTTCGTCGGTGGTGATCATGGTGATTGTGTCGATCCCAATCGCGGCCCCTGTTATGTCTTTGCCCACCCTGAACCTGACTTGGGTTGCCATGATCGCGCTGGTCATCACCTCCACCATTCGGGGCATTGGCGATATCGAAGCCTATCGCCATGCTGACGCCGCGCTATTGACCCCTATCACATACTTGCGTTTGGTGTTTATCGGGTTGGCCGCTTACCTTTTCTTTGGCGAAACCCCAGATGGCCCCACGCTGATCGGTGCAACCATCATCATCGCGGCTACGCTCTATATCGCCCAGCGGGAACGCTCCCTTAAAGCACAGAAATAGCCTTTTTCTTGGTCCAAATATCCAATTCTTTTGGCGCGGATCAGCTCCAAATATCGCCAATTGTGAACCCTTTTTGAAACGGATCACTTGGGTCAACCATCCATTGCGACGTGCCGTAAATCCACCCCTGCCCCGCCAGTTCAGGCACAATGACAGGGTAATTGCCAACCACCGTTTCTTCCAAAATTCGACCTTCAAACACTGTGCCAAGCGGCCCTTCATTCACATAATAATCGCCAACCTTTAACTGCCCTTTCGCGTGCAGCACCGCCATTTTGGCACAGGTTCCCGTGCCACAAGGGGAGCGATCAAAAACACCAGGCGCCATTTGGGGTTGGGACCAATCAAACGCTCCCGTTGAAACCGAAACCGCAGATGAACCATGCGCATCACTACGCCGTGCGGGACCTGTTAACTGACCAATGGTTGGTCCCGTAATCCCTGAATTTTCTGGATGTACCACCGGCAATTGTTCGACCGCTGCTTGCCTGATCATTTCCGCAAATCGCACCTGATCCCGTTCGTTT
Proteins encoded in this window:
- a CDS encoding DMT family transporter, encoding MPKHSIYGTTPNTTAAPERDNWRGLKWMLLSVVASSAMTIAARVASQELDSRMVVLGRGLLTLIAILALLAFSANIRRKLQFTDIRGHLVRGFLIAISTQMGFYTIATVPLATTTVLFFTAPIFATVLAILIHGEKIGPRRIGAIVAGFAGVLIIMRPGFDALELGLITAIGSSLTFAMALTMSRNLSNADGPMSTYFSSVVIMVIVSIPIAAPVMSLPTLNLTWVAMIALVITSTIRGIGDIEAYRHADAALLTPITYLRLVFIGLAAYLFFGETPDGPTLIGATIIIAATLYIAQRERSLKAQK